From one Trifolium pratense cultivar HEN17-A07 linkage group LG1, ARS_RC_1.1, whole genome shotgun sequence genomic stretch:
- the LOC123897352 gene encoding F-box protein At1g55000, giving the protein MGCCCDEDDGDILRHLMNSSSSSSETLPPPQPTSTVISPMNSHFSALSSTDTLQIIFEKLPILDLARASCVCRVWNSVASQRDMVTRAFLATWKLKDVVGNPLSRSFWRDNSLAKFAISHRIMRGDSVASLAVKYSVQVMDIKRLNNMMSDHGIYSRERLLIPISNPDILVKRTCFIELDVYAKREVAVLYPDDVPDIKSTHVSNRISSEESNKKVLDSLKRSMQVDSETAQYYWSVSNGDPRAALAEFSADLQWGRQVGHS; this is encoded by the exons ATGGGTTGTTGTTGCGACGAAGACGACGGCGACATTCTCCGCCACCTCATGaattcttcttcatcatcatccgAAACCCTACCTCCACCTCAACCTACCTCTACAGTAATCTCACCGATGAATTCTCATTTCTCTGCACTATCCTCCACCGACACGCTCCAAATCATCTTCGAGAAGCTTCCAATCCTCGATCTCGCCCGCGCGAGTTGCGTATGCCGAGTCTGGAACTCGGTCGCCTCTCAAAGGGATATGGTAACCAGAGCTTTCTTAGCAACGTGGAAATTGAAGGACGTAGTTGGAAACCCGTTATCTAGAAGCTTCTGGAGAGATAATTCACTTGCCAAATTCGCAATCTCCCATCGCATTATGCGTGGTGATAGCGTTGCTAGTCTCGCCGTTAAGTACTCCGTTCAG GTGATGGACATAAAACGATTGAACAACATGATGAGTGATCATGGCATATACTCGAGGGAAAGATTATTGATTCCTATTAGTAATCCCGATATTCTTGTGAAAAGAACTTGCTTTATTGAGCTTGATGTTTATGCTAAACGAGAAGTTGCAGTGTTGTATCCGGATGATGTACCGGACATAAAGAGTACACATGTATCAAACAGAATATCCTCAGAAGAAAGCAACAAAAAGGTGCTTGATTCCTTGAAAAGAAGCATGCAAGTTGATAGTGAAACTGCTCAATACTACTGGTCTGTTTCAAATGGTGATCCTCGAGCTGCTCTTGCTGAATTTTCTGCGGATCTTCAGTGGGGTAGGCAAGTAGGTCATTCCTAG